A stretch of DNA from Candidatus Zixiibacteriota bacterium:
CCGACATTGACTTTCAGGCCAGAGGGGAAGAATTCCTCGCCAATCGCGCGGACTTCGTCGATGTAGCGCTTGACCGGATCGGGGCCGGCTGGCAGGCGTTCGCCGCCGATCATGAAGTGACCCATGCGATCTTTACGCGAAGGCATTAACTCATAATGATTTGTGAATGTGATTTCGAAGAGACCCAGTTCGAAGGCCTTGAGGCAATACTCACGCAGAGTGCCTTTGGCATCAACCGAGTGGTCGGAATGAACATGCGAATCGCCGATGGGGTATTTCATGCAGAGTGTCTGACGAAAGCGTTGTGCTTCCTCTCGAAGCCGACGGTTGTGGGCTCGCCATGCCCGGGGTAGACAATGTAGTCGTCCGGCAACGTATAGATTTTCCGAACGATTGAGCGCTCGATTTCATCGAACGATCCGCCGGGCAGATCGGTGCGGCCGATGCTGCCGTAGAAAAGCAGGTCGCCGCCAAAGACGGATTGATCAAAGACGAAACTGGCACTTCCCCGCGTATGCCCGGGGGTGTGCAGGACTTTCAGATTGAACTCGCCGAAAGCGACCGTATCGCCCTCTTCGAGAAGCCGATCTGCAGGCGGGCAGACGAGGTTGTCGCCGGTAAGCGCGCTGAGGTTGATCATGGGGTTGGTCAGGCACTCGGCATCGAGGCGATGGATCATAATCGGGGCGTGGCAATAAGCCTTGATTTCGCTGACGGCACCGAGGTGATCATAGTGGCCGTGGGTCAAGAGGATCGCCGTGACCAGGGCTCGTCGGCGCTCGATGGCCGCGAGGATGATTGGCGCATCACCGGCCGGGTCAATGACCACCGCAGCGCGAGTCTTCTCGCAGCCGAGCAGGTAGCAGTTCACCTGCAACGGGCCGACTTCGAGGGTTTCGAGATAGTACTGGGCAGACGGCTGATTCATTGCGTTGCGGTTACTTCCGATACTCGCGGACGACGGTAGTCTGGATACCGCCGCGATTGTTGAAGCGGCCTTCGAGACGCAGACGGCGCGGATTCAGGGCCGCGACGAGGTCGTCAGAGATCTTGGAGACGACATTCTCGTGGAAGATACCTTGATTGCGGTAGGCCAGCAGGTACTCTTTAAAGCTCTTGAGTTCGACACAGAGTGCATCGGGAACGTAGGTCAAAATCAAGGTCGCAAAATCGGGCAGGCCGGTCTTGGGACAGACACAGGTGAACTCAGCCGTTTCCATGCGCACTTCGTAGTCGCGGTCGGCGTAGATATTGCGGAAGGTTTCGATCGACGGCGTTTGCCAGGCGCGGATATGATCCTGACGGTCTTCGTAGCTCGGTTCCATGGGGCGCAGTATACACAGCGCGGCGGGAATCGGCAAGCGGGCATTAGGGGTTGACCGTCGCATTTGAGGGTTTATATTCGCATCATGACCCCGTTAACTCCGATGAACGAGAACCGCGCCGTTGTGCTGTTGAGTGGCGGGATTGACTCGGCCACCGCGTTGGCGCTGGCGAAGGTCAACGGCTACCAGGTGTCGGCGCTGACATTTGACTACGGACAGCGGCATCGGCACGAGATTGCGGCGGCCAAGCGTGTGGCTGAATCCCTGGGAGTCGAGCAGCACCTGTTCTTCCCGATCGACCTGACGCCGATCGGCGGCTCGGCGTTGACGGCCAATTTAAAGGTTCCGAAGAATCGCGACGAGACGCTGATCAGCCGCCAGGTGCCGGTAACGTACGTGCCGGCACGGAACGCGATCTTCTTGACGGTGGGTCTGGCGTGGGCGGAGGTAATCGGCGCCGGGACGATTTTCATCGGCGCCAATTCGGTGGATTATTCCGGCTATCCCGACTGCCGGCCGGAATTCATCGAGGCGTTTCAGATCATGGCGAATTTTGCGACGCGCTCCGGCACCGAGGGGAATCGGATTATCATCAACGCGCC
This window harbors:
- a CDS encoding MBL fold metallo-hydrolase, whose amino-acid sequence is MNQPSAQYYLETLEVGPLQVNCYLLGCEKTRAAVVIDPAGDAPIILAAIERRRALVTAILLTHGHYDHLGAVSEIKAYCHAPIMIHRLDAECLTNPMINLSALTGDNLVCPPADRLLEEGDTVAFGEFNLKVLHTPGHTRGSASFVFDQSVFGGDLLFYGSIGRTDLPGGSFDEIERSIVRKIYTLPDDYIVYPGHGEPTTVGFERKHNAFVRHSA
- the queF gene encoding NADPH-dependent 7-cyano-7-deazaguanine reductase QueF, which gives rise to MEPSYEDRQDHIRAWQTPSIETFRNIYADRDYEVRMETAEFTCVCPKTGLPDFATLILTYVPDALCVELKSFKEYLLAYRNQGIFHENVVSKISDDLVAALNPRRLRLEGRFNNRGGIQTTVVREYRK
- the queC gene encoding 7-cyano-7-deazaguanine synthase QueC is translated as MNENRAVVLLSGGIDSATALALAKVNGYQVSALTFDYGQRHRHEIAAAKRVAESLGVEQHLFFPIDLTPIGGSALTANLKVPKNRDETLISRQVPVTYVPARNAIFLTVGLAWAEVIGAGTIFIGANSVDYSGYPDCRPEFIEAFQIMANFATRSGTEGNRIIINAPLIQLTKAQILQEGTRLGVDYSLTLSCYDPDDQGLACGECDSCIIRRRGFEAAGLPDPTKYIRSVGAGSGR